The nucleotide window GCGTTTGATGGTGATTCGGCCGGGAAGCCTCGTGGCTTGATCCAGCACCATCTCGATCTGCTGCAGCAAAAACACGAGCTCGGCTGTGCTGCCGGCGTCGTTCCACACCGTTGTGAGCAGATCATTCACCAGGGCGCTGGCTTTGACATCTTCTGCCGTGGCGGCTGCCTTCCCACGGGCACGCAGCTCCTTGGCTTTCTGATTCGCCTGGGCTGGCAGCACCTCCTCGGCCTGGAGCCTCAGGCGCTCCAGTTGGGCTCGCACCTTTTGCAGCTTTTGTTCGGCTCTGGCGCGCGCTTCCAGCTCAGCGGCCGTGGTGCGTTCCTCCTCAGAACGCGCCTTCTTCTCCATTTCGGCGATCTGGGTGCGCACGGCGTTGTCTTTTTCAAGAACAACGGTTTCCGCTTCCGTGCGCACCACTTCGGCCACTTCTTCCATCTCTGCTTCCACCCGTTCGGCCTGGCCGATTGCTTCTGATTCGGCGATTTCCGCATCCCGAACGATCTGGGCGACCCTGCGGCGGCTGATCGAACTCAGGTAGTCAACGTCGTCAGACACGCTCTGGATCTTGAGGGTGTCCAATTGGAGCCCAAGCCGTCGCATGTCTGCGCCGACGTCCTCGGCGATCTGTTCGGCAAAGCGCAACCGGTCCTCGTTCACCTGTTCAGGGGTGAGCTGGGCCAGAACACTGCGCAGGTTTCCTTCGAGGTTCTCTTTGGCTACCTGCACGATTTCGCTCTGGTCGTGGCCTAGGAATCGCTCGATGGCGTTGTTGCGCACCTCGGGATCGCTGCTGATCTTCACATTGGCGATGGCCTGGATGTTCAGCGGTGTTCCGCCATGGGAATAGGCGTTGTTCACTTCCACCACAACTGGCAGCAGGGTCACGTCGATCCGCCGAGCTGTCTCAAGAATCGGTTTCACAAAAGTCCAGCCGCCATTGGCCACAACGCGGTAGCCCTTCACGCCCTGCTGTCCCTGATTCGAGTGTGAACCGGTGACCACCAGCATCTCGTTTGGACGGCAGATTCGGATCATCCAGCGGCTGATCAGATTCAGTGTCACCAGGACGACGACCACGAGTGCGGCGCCGCCGATCACGATCTCAGAAGGATTGCGGCTGTTGGTTGAGAAATTGGGTGGTTCTGGTTGTGCCTGCGCGAAGAGTCGATGCATTCCGAAGTCAGTTGCACAGCTTCGATCTAGCTAAAGATCCCAACTTTCGCTGCAGACCTCATCCCGCCTAAAGAGAGTCGCCATCTAGTGCTTCGACGCGAAGAGTGTGCTCGTCACTGGCGATGACCACCACAGAGGTGTTCTTTGCCAGCTTCCCTTTGGAACTGAGGGCAGGCCTGCGCAAAAGGCTCCCTTTCACACTGACTTCCACGAACCCTCTGGTTTCGGTATCGGCTTCCAGGGTGATCAGGCCCTGCACTCCGATCAGATCATCACTGTGCACAAGGCTGTCTGCGGTTCTGCGGCTGAGCATCACCAACAATTTTGCGGCAGCCACGCCCATTCCCAACCCCAGAACAAGGGCGACCAGGCTGGAGGGAATCCAGGATCCCCTGGGAGAGAGCACGGTCATCAACACGCCGCTCAGCCCGAAGCCTGTGAGCCCGAATGACCAGAACGGTGTGCTGAACAGAATCGTCAACGACCCGCCATCGCCATCCACATCGCCCCCGTCATGCAACGAAAAGCTGATCAGCACGACTCCAGCCACGAGACAGAACCAATAAGCGCTCAGCATGGGGTGGGCCATCACTTCCCCATACTGATTCCATGGATCTGCTCCTGGAACCCCTCAGCCACGCCTTCATGCTCAAGGCGCTGTTGATCAGTGGCCTTGTGGGAGGTGTTTGCGGTCTGCTCTCCTGCTACATGACCCTCAAGGGCTGGGCTTTGATGGGTGATGCCGTCTCCCATGCGGTGCTGCCTGGTGTGGTGCTCGCTTACGCCTTGGGGTTGCCCTTCTCCCTGGGCGCGTTTGTGTTCGGTGTGGGATCTGTGGCCACCATCGGCTTCGTGAAGCAGAAGTCGCGGATCAAGGAAGACACGGTGATCGGATTGGTGTTCACGGGCTTCTTCGCCCTGGGACTGGTGCTGGTGTCGAAGACGCGGAGCAATATCGACCTCACCCACATCCTCTTCGGCAATGTGCTGGGGATCTCCTCCTCTGACATCCTCCAGACCGTGCTGATCTCCAGCGTGGTGATCGTGCTGCTGCTGCTGTTCCGTAGGGATCTGCTGCTCTTTTGTTTTGATCCCACCCATGCCCGTTCGATCGGGATCAACACAGGCGTCCTGCACTACCTGCTTCTCTCGGTGCTGTCGTTGGCGGCGGTGGCCGGACTGCAGACGGTGGGCATCATTCTCGTGGTGGCCATGCTCGTCACCCCTGGGGCTACCGCCTATCTGCTTACGGATCGCTTTGATCGCATGACCTGGCTGGCGATCGGCAGCAGCGTGCTCTCGAGTTTGC belongs to Synechococcus sp. WH 7805 and includes:
- a CDS encoding metal ABC transporter permease, with protein sequence MDLLLEPLSHAFMLKALLISGLVGGVCGLLSCYMTLKGWALMGDAVSHAVLPGVVLAYALGLPFSLGAFVFGVGSVATIGFVKQKSRIKEDTVIGLVFTGFFALGLVLVSKTRSNIDLTHILFGNVLGISSSDILQTVLISSVVIVLLLLFRRDLLLFCFDPTHARSIGINTGVLHYLLLSVLSLAAVAGLQTVGIILVVAMLVTPGATAYLLTDRFDRMTWLAIGSSVLSSLLGVYVSYWTDSSTAGCIVLVQTGLFLLAFLLAPRHGVLRRGNPQA
- a CDS encoding NfeD family protein translates to MLSAYWFCLVAGVVLISFSLHDGGDVDGDGGSLTILFSTPFWSFGLTGFGLSGVLMTVLSPRGSWIPSSLVALVLGLGMGVAAAKLLVMLSRRTADSLVHSDDLIGVQGLITLEADTETRGFVEVSVKGSLLRRPALSSKGKLAKNTSVVVIASDEHTLRVEALDGDSL
- a CDS encoding flotillin family protein; amino-acid sequence: MHRLFAQAQPEPPNFSTNSRNPSEIVIGGAALVVVVLVTLNLISRWMIRICRPNEMLVVTGSHSNQGQQGVKGYRVVANGGWTFVKPILETARRIDVTLLPVVVEVNNAYSHGGTPLNIQAIANVKISSDPEVRNNAIERFLGHDQSEIVQVAKENLEGNLRSVLAQLTPEQVNEDRLRFAEQIAEDVGADMRRLGLQLDTLKIQSVSDDVDYLSSISRRRVAQIVRDAEIAESEAIGQAERVEAEMEEVAEVVRTEAETVVLEKDNAVRTQIAEMEKKARSEEERTTAAELEARARAEQKLQKVRAQLERLRLQAEEVLPAQANQKAKELRARGKAAATAEDVKASALVNDLLTTVWNDAGSTAELVFLLQQIEMVLDQATRLPGRITIKRITTLDGNDASSLASLVDLNHRVVRQFFTQVHQILGIDLLETLTSTNSNTKGGL